One region of Verrucomicrobiota bacterium genomic DNA includes:
- the larE gene encoding ATP-dependent sacrificial sulfur transferase LarE: MVKRIGTNEMGIQGATEQVDTGEKTGSLVPMVKLEDLKAWFRPCPGALIAFSGGVDSSLVAFLAQHYLGRNRTLAVISASPSLKLSDLDAAKGFANRHDLPIRVITTKEMEKPDYFNNPTNRCYFCKHTLYDELVDLAADFPGWWVLNGTNSDDLGDYRPGIKAANEFQVRSPLAECGVSKETVREIAEDFALECWDKPASPCLSSRVPYGQRITVEKLRQIEAAEAVVEKAGFPVNRVRHFGETARVEVPSDEGHRLERVSKEIRSALLHLGFLKVEFDEEGFVSGKLNREVPAASR; encoded by the coding sequence TTGGTAAAACGTATTGGAACGAATGAGATGGGGATTCAGGGTGCTACAGAGCAAGTTGACACAGGCGAAAAGACTGGCAGTCTCGTGCCAATGGTCAAGCTGGAGGATCTGAAAGCGTGGTTCCGTCCGTGCCCCGGAGCACTGATCGCTTTTTCCGGCGGGGTAGACAGTTCCCTTGTGGCATTCCTTGCTCAACACTACCTCGGACGAAATCGGACCCTGGCGGTGATCTCCGCATCTCCGAGTTTGAAACTATCCGACCTGGACGCAGCGAAAGGGTTCGCCAATAGGCACGACCTCCCAATCCGGGTGATCACCACGAAGGAGATGGAGAAGCCTGATTACTTCAACAATCCGACGAATCGATGCTACTTCTGTAAACACACTCTTTACGATGAATTGGTCGACCTCGCCGCGGATTTTCCTGGCTGGTGGGTTCTAAACGGTACGAACTCAGACGATCTCGGGGACTACCGTCCCGGGATAAAAGCGGCGAATGAGTTTCAGGTAAGGTCCCCTCTTGCCGAGTGCGGAGTGAGCAAGGAAACGGTGCGGGAGATTGCAGAAGATTTCGCGCTTGAGTGTTGGGACAAACCTGCCAGCCCCTGTCTTTCCTCACGGGTCCCCTATGGCCAGCGGATCACGGTAGAAAAACTCCGGCAGATCGAGGCAGCGGAGGCCGTGGTTGAGAAGGCTGGCTTCCCGGTGAATCGGGTAAGACACTTTGGAGAGACCGCGAGGGTCGAGGTTCCGAGTGACGAGGGACATCGATTGGAGAGGGTCTCCAAGGAAATTCGAAGCGCCCTACTCCACCTCGGCTTTCTTAAGGTAGAGTTCGACGAGGAAGGTTTTGTTTCAGGGAAGCTCAACCGCGAAGTCCCAGCAGCCTCGAGGTAG